From a single Asticcacaulis sp. MM231 genomic region:
- the radA gene encoding DNA repair protein RadA, giving the protein MARDSAIYVCQSCGNVHNKWAGQCSGCGQWNTLVQEASSAPPGGLKPEVAGKISRLNKLQFETLESEDAIPVRMVTGIEEFDRVCGGGVVPGSAILIAGDPGVGKSTLLLQVAANAALKNLKVAYISGEEAVEQIRGRASRMGLSKAPVNLAAETALRTILESLKREKFDLVIIDSIQTLWSDAVEAAQGSVSQVRACAGELVRLAKKRSTSIIMVGHVTKEGQIAGPRVVEHMVDAVLSFEGERGYPFRILRGTKNRFGATDEIGVFEMGDAGLREVPNPSALFLGDGHERASGSAVFAGIEGSRPVLVEVQALVAPSAYGTPRRAVVGWDSGRLAMILAVLESRCGVGFGQKDVYLNVAGGLRISEPAGDLCAALALVSALTDQPLPRDCVVFGEISLSGDIRSVSRAEGRLKEALKLGFSSAVTAQSVAENAPVQVRGYTTLVDAVTGLFPQTA; this is encoded by the coding sequence ATGGCCCGCGATTCCGCCATCTATGTCTGTCAGTCCTGCGGCAACGTCCATAACAAATGGGCGGGTCAGTGCAGCGGCTGCGGCCAGTGGAATACCTTGGTGCAGGAAGCCTCTAGCGCGCCACCGGGTGGGCTAAAGCCGGAAGTCGCCGGCAAAATCTCGCGCCTGAACAAACTCCAATTTGAAACGCTTGAAAGCGAAGACGCCATACCCGTCCGCATGGTGACGGGGATCGAGGAATTCGATCGCGTGTGCGGCGGTGGTGTCGTGCCGGGTTCAGCCATCCTGATTGCCGGCGATCCCGGCGTTGGCAAATCGACCCTTCTTTTGCAAGTCGCTGCCAATGCCGCGCTTAAAAACCTGAAAGTGGCCTATATTTCTGGTGAGGAAGCCGTTGAGCAAATTCGTGGCCGCGCCTCACGCATGGGGCTTTCCAAGGCGCCGGTTAATCTGGCCGCCGAAACCGCCCTGCGCACCATTCTGGAATCGCTGAAACGCGAAAAGTTTGATCTGGTCATCATCGATTCCATTCAGACCCTGTGGTCGGATGCGGTCGAGGCCGCGCAAGGTTCGGTATCACAGGTGCGCGCCTGTGCCGGCGAACTGGTGCGGCTGGCCAAGAAGCGATCGACCTCCATTATTATGGTCGGCCACGTCACCAAGGAAGGCCAGATCGCCGGTCCGCGTGTGGTCGAGCACATGGTCGATGCCGTCCTGTCGTTTGAAGGCGAGCGCGGCTATCCGTTCCGCATCCTGCGCGGCACCAAGAACCGTTTCGGCGCCACCGACGAGATCGGGGTGTTCGAGATGGGCGATGCCGGCCTGCGCGAAGTGCCCAATCCTTCCGCTCTGTTCCTCGGCGATGGTCACGAACGCGCTTCGGGCTCGGCGGTTTTCGCCGGAATCGAAGGCTCGCGGCCCGTTCTGGTCGAGGTTCAGGCCCTGGTGGCCCCCTCGGCCTACGGCACGCCACGCCGCGCCGTCGTCGGCTGGGATTCCGGTCGGTTGGCCATGATCCTGGCCGTGCTGGAATCACGCTGTGGCGTAGGCTTCGGCCAGAAAGATGTTTATCTCAATGTCGCCGGTGGCTTGCGCATTTCCGAGCCGGCCGGGGATCTCTGCGCCGCTCTGGCGCTTGTTTCGGCCCTGACGGATCAGCCCTTGCCGCGCGATTGCGTGGTGTTTGGCGAGATCAGCCTGTCCGGTGATATTCGCTCGGTCTCCCGCGCTGAAGGACGCCTTAAGGAAGCGCTGAAACTGGGCTTTTCCAGTGCCGTCACCGCCCAATCGGTTGCCGAAAATGCGCCTGTTCAGGTGCGCGGTTATACCACCCTCGTCGATGCCGTAACCGGACTTTTCCCCCAGACCGCCTGA
- a CDS encoding CvpA family protein has translation MEAYDFIFLALLAISCFAGAVRGATKELVNLISFFLAMFISFMSQPFLAKTFHLDTITAYLGAFIIFLMIYFGIRYLGHALSDKVQKQKALNTFDRVLGVGIGIFRTLVVLGVFHLLFSLVTPIDRQPNWFRGAKIYPLSVKCAKIIQAFVPTGTSAANRVVENQK, from the coding sequence ATGGAAGCCTACGATTTCATCTTTCTGGCCCTCCTGGCCATATCGTGTTTCGCAGGCGCCGTGCGCGGCGCCACCAAGGAGTTGGTCAACCTGATCTCCTTCTTTCTGGCGATGTTCATTTCCTTTATGTCTCAACCCTTTCTCGCCAAAACCTTCCATCTCGACACCATAACCGCCTACCTTGGCGCCTTCATCATTTTCCTGATGATCTATTTCGGCATCCGCTACCTGGGCCATGCGCTCTCGGACAAGGTGCAGAAACAGAAGGCACTCAATACCTTCGATCGCGTTCTGGGTGTCGGCATCGGAATCTTCCGTACACTGGTCGTTTTGGGCGTATTCCATTTGCTTTTTTCGCTGGTCACGCCTATTGACCGGCAACCCAACTGGTTCCGCGGCGCGAAGATCTACCCGTTGAGCGTCAAATGCGCCAAAATCATCCAGGCCTTCGTCCCCACGGGTACGAGTGCGGCCAATCGGGTGGTTGAAAACCAGAAGTAA